In Drosophila simulans strain w501 chromosome 3R, Prin_Dsim_3.1, whole genome shotgun sequence, a single window of DNA contains:
- the LOC6729817 gene encoding protein spaetzle isoform X12: MTPMWISLLKVLLLLSAFVGMTTADSAPFMPIPTQHDDLPQKQKQNQNQSPIPETNRHYHQYHSLIQPDQYFKRTDTEVQSEQPTPPRHPSDTKYRPPQSPPRPLRNDTKERNPCAKDESQHLRNFCTNVDDYPDLSGLTQKLKNNFAKFFSNDLQPTDVSSRVGGSDERFLCRSIRKLVYPKKGMRADDTWQFIVNNDEYKQAIQIEECEGADQPCDFAANFPQSYNPICKQHYTQQTLASITSDGELDVVQHSFKIPSCCKCALKTG; this comes from the exons ATGACGCCCATGTGGATATCGCTGCTCAaagtcctgctgctgctgtccgcCTTCGTGGGCATG ACGACCGCGGACAGTGCACCCTTCATGCCCATACCCACCCAGCACGACGATCTGCcccagaaacagaaacagaatcagaatcaATCCCCGATACCCGAAACGAACCGCCATTACCATCAGTATCACAGCCTGATCCAACCAGATCAGTACTTCAAA AGGACGGACACGGAGGTGCAATCCGAACAGCCGACACCACCCCGACATCCATCGGATA CCAAGTATCGGCCACCACAATCCCCACCGCGTCCGCTGAGGAATGACACCAAGGAGCGTAATCCCTGCGCCAAGGATGAAAGCCAACACCTTCGGAACTTCTGCACGAATGTGGACGACTACCCGGACCTTTCAGGCCTCACACAGAAGCTGAAAAACAACTTTGCCAAGTTCTTTAGCAACGATCTTCAGCCCACGGATGTGAGCTCTCGCGTTGGTGGCTCAGACGAGCGATTCCTGTGCAGGAGCATCAGGAAGCTGGTGTACCCAAAGAAGGGCATGCGGGCGGACGACACCTGGCAGTTCATTGTCAATAACGATGAGTACAAACAGGCCATCCAGATCGAGGAGTGCGA AGGAGCGGACCAACCCTGTGACTTCGCCGCCAACTTTCCGCAAAGCTACAATCCCATCTGCAAGCAGCACTACACACAGCAGACCCTGGCCAGCATCACGAGCGATGGCGAACTGGACGTGGTGCAGCATTCCTTCAAGATCCCCTCCTGCTGCAAGTGCGCGTTGAAGACTGGGTGA
- the LOC6729817 gene encoding protein spaetzle isoform X13, protein MTPMWISLLKVLLLLSAFVGMIVYIKIEITNRDEAEVRAAKTEADYEALLAIKKNEEPGESASYHLQRTDTEVQSEQPTPPRHPSDTKYRPPQSPPRPLRNDTKERNPCAKDESQHLRNFCTNVDDYPDLSGLTQKLKNNFAKFFSNDLQPTDVSSRVGGSDERFLCRSIRKLVYPKKGMRADDTWQFIVNNDEYKQAIQIEECEGADQPCDFAANFPQSYNPICKQHYTQQTLASITSDGELDVVQHSFKIPSCCKCALKTG, encoded by the exons ATGACGCCCATGTGGATATCGCTGCTCAaagtcctgctgctgctgtccgcCTTCGTGGGCATG ATAGTTTAtatcaaaatcgaaataacGAATCGAGACGAGGCCGAGGTGAGGGCAGCGAAAACAGAGGCAGACTATGAGGCCCTTTTGGCTATCAAGAAAAATGAGGAACCCGGAGAGTCAGCATCTTATCACTTACAG AGGACGGACACGGAGGTGCAATCCGAACAGCCGACACCACCCCGACATCCATCGGATA CCAAGTATCGGCCACCACAATCCCCACCGCGTCCGCTGAGGAATGACACCAAGGAGCGTAATCCCTGCGCCAAGGATGAAAGCCAACACCTTCGGAACTTCTGCACGAATGTGGACGACTACCCGGACCTTTCAGGCCTCACACAGAAGCTGAAAAACAACTTTGCCAAGTTCTTTAGCAACGATCTTCAGCCCACGGATGTGAGCTCTCGCGTTGGTGGCTCAGACGAGCGATTCCTGTGCAGGAGCATCAGGAAGCTGGTGTACCCAAAGAAGGGCATGCGGGCGGACGACACCTGGCAGTTCATTGTCAATAACGATGAGTACAAACAGGCCATCCAGATCGAGGAGTGCGA AGGAGCGGACCAACCCTGTGACTTCGCCGCCAACTTTCCGCAAAGCTACAATCCCATCTGCAAGCAGCACTACACACAGCAGACCCTGGCCAGCATCACGAGCGATGGCGAACTGGACGTGGTGCAGCATTCCTTCAAGATCCCCTCCTGCTGCAAGTGCGCGTTGAAGACTGGGTGA
- the LOC6729817 gene encoding protein spaetzle isoform X9 produces MTPMWISLLKVLLLLSAFVGMIVYIKIEITNRDEAEVRAAKTEADYEALLAIKKNEEPGESASYHLQYEPKEYDGIIKEIFTVNNDKGVVLFNRTDTEVQSEQPTPPRHPSDTKYRPPQSPPRPLRNDTKERNPCAKDESQHLRNFCTNVDDYPDLSGLTQKLKNNFAKFFSNDLQPTDVSSRVGGSDERFLCRSIRKLVYPKKGMRADDTWQFIVNNDEYKQAIQIEECEGADQPCDFAANFPQSYNPICKQHYTQQTLASITSDGELDVVQHSFKIPSCCKCALKTG; encoded by the exons ATGACGCCCATGTGGATATCGCTGCTCAaagtcctgctgctgctgtccgcCTTCGTGGGCATG ATAGTTTAtatcaaaatcgaaataacGAATCGAGACGAGGCCGAGGTGAGGGCAGCGAAAACAGAGGCAGACTATGAGGCCCTTTTGGCTATCAAGAAAAATGAGGAACCCGGAGAGTCAGCATCTTATCACTTACAG TACGAGCCCAAGGAATATGATGGTATCATCAAAGAGATTTTTACAGTAAACAATGATAAGGGAGTTGTCCTCTTTAAT AGGACGGACACGGAGGTGCAATCCGAACAGCCGACACCACCCCGACATCCATCGGATA CCAAGTATCGGCCACCACAATCCCCACCGCGTCCGCTGAGGAATGACACCAAGGAGCGTAATCCCTGCGCCAAGGATGAAAGCCAACACCTTCGGAACTTCTGCACGAATGTGGACGACTACCCGGACCTTTCAGGCCTCACACAGAAGCTGAAAAACAACTTTGCCAAGTTCTTTAGCAACGATCTTCAGCCCACGGATGTGAGCTCTCGCGTTGGTGGCTCAGACGAGCGATTCCTGTGCAGGAGCATCAGGAAGCTGGTGTACCCAAAGAAGGGCATGCGGGCGGACGACACCTGGCAGTTCATTGTCAATAACGATGAGTACAAACAGGCCATCCAGATCGAGGAGTGCGA AGGAGCGGACCAACCCTGTGACTTCGCCGCCAACTTTCCGCAAAGCTACAATCCCATCTGCAAGCAGCACTACACACAGCAGACCCTGGCCAGCATCACGAGCGATGGCGAACTGGACGTGGTGCAGCATTCCTTCAAGATCCCCTCCTGCTGCAAGTGCGCGTTGAAGACTGGGTGA
- the LOC6729817 gene encoding protein spaetzle isoform X11, producing MTPMWISLLKVLLLLSAFVGMIVYIKIEITNRDEAEVRAAKTEADYEALLAIKKNEEPGESASYHLQRTDTEVQSEQPTPPRHPSDTFVFPDSPIAKYRPPQSPPRPLRNDTKERNPCAKDESQHLRNFCTNVDDYPDLSGLTQKLKNNFAKFFSNDLQPTDVSSRVGGSDERFLCRSIRKLVYPKKGMRADDTWQFIVNNDEYKQAIQIEECEGADQPCDFAANFPQSYNPICKQHYTQQTLASITSDGELDVVQHSFKIPSCCKCALKTG from the exons ATGACGCCCATGTGGATATCGCTGCTCAaagtcctgctgctgctgtccgcCTTCGTGGGCATG ATAGTTTAtatcaaaatcgaaataacGAATCGAGACGAGGCCGAGGTGAGGGCAGCGAAAACAGAGGCAGACTATGAGGCCCTTTTGGCTATCAAGAAAAATGAGGAACCCGGAGAGTCAGCATCTTATCACTTACAG AGGACGGACACGGAGGTGCAATCCGAACAGCCGACACCACCCCGACATCCATCGGATA CATTTGTCTTCCCCGATTCCCCCATAGCCAAGTATCGGCCACCACAATCCCCACCGCGTCCGCTGAGGAATGACACCAAGGAGCGTAATCCCTGCGCCAAGGATGAAAGCCAACACCTTCGGAACTTCTGCACGAATGTGGACGACTACCCGGACCTTTCAGGCCTCACACAGAAGCTGAAAAACAACTTTGCCAAGTTCTTTAGCAACGATCTTCAGCCCACGGATGTGAGCTCTCGCGTTGGTGGCTCAGACGAGCGATTCCTGTGCAGGAGCATCAGGAAGCTGGTGTACCCAAAGAAGGGCATGCGGGCGGACGACACCTGGCAGTTCATTGTCAATAACGATGAGTACAAACAGGCCATCCAGATCGAGGAGTGCGA AGGAGCGGACCAACCCTGTGACTTCGCCGCCAACTTTCCGCAAAGCTACAATCCCATCTGCAAGCAGCACTACACACAGCAGACCCTGGCCAGCATCACGAGCGATGGCGAACTGGACGTGGTGCAGCATTCCTTCAAGATCCCCTCCTGCTGCAAGTGCGCGTTGAAGACTGGGTGA
- the LOC6729817 gene encoding protein spaetzle isoform X8 has product MTPMWISLLKVLLLLSAFVGMIVYIKIEITNRDEAEVRAAKTEADYEALLAIKKNEEPGESASYHLQYEPKEYDGIIKEIFTVNNDKGVVLFNRTDTEVQSEQPTPPRHPSDTFVFPDSPIAKYRPPQSPPRPLRNDTKERNPCAKDESQHLRNFCTNVDDYPDLSGLTQKLKNNFAKFFSNDLQPTDVSSRVGGSDERFLCRSIRKLVYPKKGMRADDTWQFIVNNDEYKQAIQIEECEGADQPCDFAANFPQSYNPICKQHYTQQTLASITSDGELDVVQHSFKIPSCCKCALKTG; this is encoded by the exons ATGACGCCCATGTGGATATCGCTGCTCAaagtcctgctgctgctgtccgcCTTCGTGGGCATG ATAGTTTAtatcaaaatcgaaataacGAATCGAGACGAGGCCGAGGTGAGGGCAGCGAAAACAGAGGCAGACTATGAGGCCCTTTTGGCTATCAAGAAAAATGAGGAACCCGGAGAGTCAGCATCTTATCACTTACAG TACGAGCCCAAGGAATATGATGGTATCATCAAAGAGATTTTTACAGTAAACAATGATAAGGGAGTTGTCCTCTTTAAT AGGACGGACACGGAGGTGCAATCCGAACAGCCGACACCACCCCGACATCCATCGGATA CATTTGTCTTCCCCGATTCCCCCATAGCCAAGTATCGGCCACCACAATCCCCACCGCGTCCGCTGAGGAATGACACCAAGGAGCGTAATCCCTGCGCCAAGGATGAAAGCCAACACCTTCGGAACTTCTGCACGAATGTGGACGACTACCCGGACCTTTCAGGCCTCACACAGAAGCTGAAAAACAACTTTGCCAAGTTCTTTAGCAACGATCTTCAGCCCACGGATGTGAGCTCTCGCGTTGGTGGCTCAGACGAGCGATTCCTGTGCAGGAGCATCAGGAAGCTGGTGTACCCAAAGAAGGGCATGCGGGCGGACGACACCTGGCAGTTCATTGTCAATAACGATGAGTACAAACAGGCCATCCAGATCGAGGAGTGCGA AGGAGCGGACCAACCCTGTGACTTCGCCGCCAACTTTCCGCAAAGCTACAATCCCATCTGCAAGCAGCACTACACACAGCAGACCCTGGCCAGCATCACGAGCGATGGCGAACTGGACGTGGTGCAGCATTCCTTCAAGATCCCCTCCTGCTGCAAGTGCGCGTTGAAGACTGGGTGA
- the LOC6729817 gene encoding protein spaetzle isoform X15 — protein MTPMWISLLKVLLLLSAFVGMYEPKEYDGIIKEIFTVNNDKGVVLFNRTDTEVQSEQPTPPRHPSDTKYRPPQSPPRPLRNDTKERNPCAKDESQHLRNFCTNVDDYPDLSGLTQKLKNNFAKFFSNDLQPTDVSSRVGGSDERFLCRSIRKLVYPKKGMRADDTWQFIVNNDEYKQAIQIEECEGADQPCDFAANFPQSYNPICKQHYTQQTLASITSDGELDVVQHSFKIPSCCKCALKTG, from the exons ATGACGCCCATGTGGATATCGCTGCTCAaagtcctgctgctgctgtccgcCTTCGTGGGCATG TACGAGCCCAAGGAATATGATGGTATCATCAAAGAGATTTTTACAGTAAACAATGATAAGGGAGTTGTCCTCTTTAAT AGGACGGACACGGAGGTGCAATCCGAACAGCCGACACCACCCCGACATCCATCGGATA CCAAGTATCGGCCACCACAATCCCCACCGCGTCCGCTGAGGAATGACACCAAGGAGCGTAATCCCTGCGCCAAGGATGAAAGCCAACACCTTCGGAACTTCTGCACGAATGTGGACGACTACCCGGACCTTTCAGGCCTCACACAGAAGCTGAAAAACAACTTTGCCAAGTTCTTTAGCAACGATCTTCAGCCCACGGATGTGAGCTCTCGCGTTGGTGGCTCAGACGAGCGATTCCTGTGCAGGAGCATCAGGAAGCTGGTGTACCCAAAGAAGGGCATGCGGGCGGACGACACCTGGCAGTTCATTGTCAATAACGATGAGTACAAACAGGCCATCCAGATCGAGGAGTGCGA AGGAGCGGACCAACCCTGTGACTTCGCCGCCAACTTTCCGCAAAGCTACAATCCCATCTGCAAGCAGCACTACACACAGCAGACCCTGGCCAGCATCACGAGCGATGGCGAACTGGACGTGGTGCAGCATTCCTTCAAGATCCCCTCCTGCTGCAAGTGCGCGTTGAAGACTGGGTGA
- the LOC6729817 gene encoding protein spaetzle isoform X5 — protein MTPMWISLLKVLLLLSAFVGMIVYIKIEITNRDEAEVRAAKTEADYEALLAIKKNEEPGESASYHLQYEPKEYDGIIKEIFTVNNDKGVVLFNTTADSAPFMPIPTQHDDLPQKQKQNQNQSPIPETNRHYHQYHSLIQPDQYFKRTDTEVQSEQPTPPRHPSDTKYRPPQSPPRPLRNDTKERNPCAKDESQHLRNFCTNVDDYPDLSGLTQKLKNNFAKFFSNDLQPTDVSSRVGGSDERFLCRSIRKLVYPKKGMRADDTWQFIVNNDEYKQAIQIEECEGADQPCDFAANFPQSYNPICKQHYTQQTLASITSDGELDVVQHSFKIPSCCKCALKTG, from the exons ATGACGCCCATGTGGATATCGCTGCTCAaagtcctgctgctgctgtccgcCTTCGTGGGCATG ATAGTTTAtatcaaaatcgaaataacGAATCGAGACGAGGCCGAGGTGAGGGCAGCGAAAACAGAGGCAGACTATGAGGCCCTTTTGGCTATCAAGAAAAATGAGGAACCCGGAGAGTCAGCATCTTATCACTTACAG TACGAGCCCAAGGAATATGATGGTATCATCAAAGAGATTTTTACAGTAAACAATGATAAGGGAGTTGTCCTCTTTAAT ACGACCGCGGACAGTGCACCCTTCATGCCCATACCCACCCAGCACGACGATCTGCcccagaaacagaaacagaatcagaatcaATCCCCGATACCCGAAACGAACCGCCATTACCATCAGTATCACAGCCTGATCCAACCAGATCAGTACTTCAAA AGGACGGACACGGAGGTGCAATCCGAACAGCCGACACCACCCCGACATCCATCGGATA CCAAGTATCGGCCACCACAATCCCCACCGCGTCCGCTGAGGAATGACACCAAGGAGCGTAATCCCTGCGCCAAGGATGAAAGCCAACACCTTCGGAACTTCTGCACGAATGTGGACGACTACCCGGACCTTTCAGGCCTCACACAGAAGCTGAAAAACAACTTTGCCAAGTTCTTTAGCAACGATCTTCAGCCCACGGATGTGAGCTCTCGCGTTGGTGGCTCAGACGAGCGATTCCTGTGCAGGAGCATCAGGAAGCTGGTGTACCCAAAGAAGGGCATGCGGGCGGACGACACCTGGCAGTTCATTGTCAATAACGATGAGTACAAACAGGCCATCCAGATCGAGGAGTGCGA AGGAGCGGACCAACCCTGTGACTTCGCCGCCAACTTTCCGCAAAGCTACAATCCCATCTGCAAGCAGCACTACACACAGCAGACCCTGGCCAGCATCACGAGCGATGGCGAACTGGACGTGGTGCAGCATTCCTTCAAGATCCCCTCCTGCTGCAAGTGCGCGTTGAAGACTGGGTGA
- the LOC6729817 gene encoding protein spaetzle isoform X1: protein MTPMWISLLKVLLLLSAFVGMIVYIKIEITNRDEAEVRAAKTEADYEALLAIKKNEEPGESASYHLQYEPKEYDGIIKEIFTVNNDKGVVLFNTTADSAPFMPIPTQHDDLPQKQKQNQNQSPIPETNRHYHQYHSLIQPDQYFKVQRSPNGKLNLVFNDTFVSLQRTDTEVQSEQPTPPRHPSDTFVFPDSPIAKYRPPQSPPRPLRNDTKERNPCAKDESQHLRNFCTNVDDYPDLSGLTQKLKNNFAKFFSNDLQPTDVSSRVGGSDERFLCRSIRKLVYPKKGMRADDTWQFIVNNDEYKQAIQIEECEGADQPCDFAANFPQSYNPICKQHYTQQTLASITSDGELDVVQHSFKIPSCCKCALKTG, encoded by the exons ATGACGCCCATGTGGATATCGCTGCTCAaagtcctgctgctgctgtccgcCTTCGTGGGCATG ATAGTTTAtatcaaaatcgaaataacGAATCGAGACGAGGCCGAGGTGAGGGCAGCGAAAACAGAGGCAGACTATGAGGCCCTTTTGGCTATCAAGAAAAATGAGGAACCCGGAGAGTCAGCATCTTATCACTTACAG TACGAGCCCAAGGAATATGATGGTATCATCAAAGAGATTTTTACAGTAAACAATGATAAGGGAGTTGTCCTCTTTAAT ACGACCGCGGACAGTGCACCCTTCATGCCCATACCCACCCAGCACGACGATCTGCcccagaaacagaaacagaatcagaatcaATCCCCGATACCCGAAACGAACCGCCATTACCATCAGTATCACAGCCTGATCCAACCAGATCAGTACTTCAAAGTGCAGCGCTCCCCGAACGGAAAGCTGAATCTGGTCTTTAACGATACGTTCGTATCTTTGCAGAGGACGGACACGGAGGTGCAATCCGAACAGCCGACACCACCCCGACATCCATCGGATA CATTTGTCTTCCCCGATTCCCCCATAGCCAAGTATCGGCCACCACAATCCCCACCGCGTCCGCTGAGGAATGACACCAAGGAGCGTAATCCCTGCGCCAAGGATGAAAGCCAACACCTTCGGAACTTCTGCACGAATGTGGACGACTACCCGGACCTTTCAGGCCTCACACAGAAGCTGAAAAACAACTTTGCCAAGTTCTTTAGCAACGATCTTCAGCCCACGGATGTGAGCTCTCGCGTTGGTGGCTCAGACGAGCGATTCCTGTGCAGGAGCATCAGGAAGCTGGTGTACCCAAAGAAGGGCATGCGGGCGGACGACACCTGGCAGTTCATTGTCAATAACGATGAGTACAAACAGGCCATCCAGATCGAGGAGTGCGA AGGAGCGGACCAACCCTGTGACTTCGCCGCCAACTTTCCGCAAAGCTACAATCCCATCTGCAAGCAGCACTACACACAGCAGACCCTGGCCAGCATCACGAGCGATGGCGAACTGGACGTGGTGCAGCATTCCTTCAAGATCCCCTCCTGCTGCAAGTGCGCGTTGAAGACTGGGTGA
- the LOC6729817 gene encoding protein spaetzle isoform X3, which produces MTPMWISLLKVLLLLSAFVGMIVYIKIEITNRDEAEVRAAKTEADYEALLAIKKNEEPGESASYHLQYEPKEYDGIIKEIFTVNNDKGVVLFNTTADSAPFMPIPTQHDDLPQKQKQNQNQSPIPETNRHYHQYHSLIQPDQYFKRTDTEVQSEQPTPPRHPSDTFVFPDSPIAKYRPPQSPPRPLRNDTKERNPCAKDESQHLRNFCTNVDDYPDLSGLTQKLKNNFAKFFSNDLQPTDVSSRVGGSDERFLCRSIRKLVYPKKGMRADDTWQFIVNNDEYKQAIQIEECEGADQPCDFAANFPQSYNPICKQHYTQQTLASITSDGELDVVQHSFKIPSCCKCALKTG; this is translated from the exons ATGACGCCCATGTGGATATCGCTGCTCAaagtcctgctgctgctgtccgcCTTCGTGGGCATG ATAGTTTAtatcaaaatcgaaataacGAATCGAGACGAGGCCGAGGTGAGGGCAGCGAAAACAGAGGCAGACTATGAGGCCCTTTTGGCTATCAAGAAAAATGAGGAACCCGGAGAGTCAGCATCTTATCACTTACAG TACGAGCCCAAGGAATATGATGGTATCATCAAAGAGATTTTTACAGTAAACAATGATAAGGGAGTTGTCCTCTTTAAT ACGACCGCGGACAGTGCACCCTTCATGCCCATACCCACCCAGCACGACGATCTGCcccagaaacagaaacagaatcagaatcaATCCCCGATACCCGAAACGAACCGCCATTACCATCAGTATCACAGCCTGATCCAACCAGATCAGTACTTCAAA AGGACGGACACGGAGGTGCAATCCGAACAGCCGACACCACCCCGACATCCATCGGATA CATTTGTCTTCCCCGATTCCCCCATAGCCAAGTATCGGCCACCACAATCCCCACCGCGTCCGCTGAGGAATGACACCAAGGAGCGTAATCCCTGCGCCAAGGATGAAAGCCAACACCTTCGGAACTTCTGCACGAATGTGGACGACTACCCGGACCTTTCAGGCCTCACACAGAAGCTGAAAAACAACTTTGCCAAGTTCTTTAGCAACGATCTTCAGCCCACGGATGTGAGCTCTCGCGTTGGTGGCTCAGACGAGCGATTCCTGTGCAGGAGCATCAGGAAGCTGGTGTACCCAAAGAAGGGCATGCGGGCGGACGACACCTGGCAGTTCATTGTCAATAACGATGAGTACAAACAGGCCATCCAGATCGAGGAGTGCGA AGGAGCGGACCAACCCTGTGACTTCGCCGCCAACTTTCCGCAAAGCTACAATCCCATCTGCAAGCAGCACTACACACAGCAGACCCTGGCCAGCATCACGAGCGATGGCGAACTGGACGTGGTGCAGCATTCCTTCAAGATCCCCTCCTGCTGCAAGTGCGCGTTGAAGACTGGGTGA
- the LOC6729817 gene encoding protein spaetzle isoform X10, whose protein sequence is MTPMWISLLKVLLLLSAFVGMTTADSAPFMPIPTQHDDLPQKQKQNQNQSPIPETNRHYHQYHSLIQPDQYFKRTDTEVQSEQPTPPRHPSDTFVFPDSPIAKYRPPQSPPRPLRNDTKERNPCAKDESQHLRNFCTNVDDYPDLSGLTQKLKNNFAKFFSNDLQPTDVSSRVGGSDERFLCRSIRKLVYPKKGMRADDTWQFIVNNDEYKQAIQIEECEGADQPCDFAANFPQSYNPICKQHYTQQTLASITSDGELDVVQHSFKIPSCCKCALKTG, encoded by the exons ATGACGCCCATGTGGATATCGCTGCTCAaagtcctgctgctgctgtccgcCTTCGTGGGCATG ACGACCGCGGACAGTGCACCCTTCATGCCCATACCCACCCAGCACGACGATCTGCcccagaaacagaaacagaatcagaatcaATCCCCGATACCCGAAACGAACCGCCATTACCATCAGTATCACAGCCTGATCCAACCAGATCAGTACTTCAAA AGGACGGACACGGAGGTGCAATCCGAACAGCCGACACCACCCCGACATCCATCGGATA CATTTGTCTTCCCCGATTCCCCCATAGCCAAGTATCGGCCACCACAATCCCCACCGCGTCCGCTGAGGAATGACACCAAGGAGCGTAATCCCTGCGCCAAGGATGAAAGCCAACACCTTCGGAACTTCTGCACGAATGTGGACGACTACCCGGACCTTTCAGGCCTCACACAGAAGCTGAAAAACAACTTTGCCAAGTTCTTTAGCAACGATCTTCAGCCCACGGATGTGAGCTCTCGCGTTGGTGGCTCAGACGAGCGATTCCTGTGCAGGAGCATCAGGAAGCTGGTGTACCCAAAGAAGGGCATGCGGGCGGACGACACCTGGCAGTTCATTGTCAATAACGATGAGTACAAACAGGCCATCCAGATCGAGGAGTGCGA AGGAGCGGACCAACCCTGTGACTTCGCCGCCAACTTTCCGCAAAGCTACAATCCCATCTGCAAGCAGCACTACACACAGCAGACCCTGGCCAGCATCACGAGCGATGGCGAACTGGACGTGGTGCAGCATTCCTTCAAGATCCCCTCCTGCTGCAAGTGCGCGTTGAAGACTGGGTGA
- the LOC6729817 gene encoding protein spaetzle isoform X2 codes for MTPMWISLLKVLLLLSAFVGMIVYIKIEITNRDEAEVRAAKTEADYEALLAIKKNEEPGESASYHLQYEPKEYDGIIKEIFTVNNDKGVVLFNTTADSAPFMPIPTQHDDLPQKQKQNQNQSPIPETNRHYHQYHSLIQPDQYFKVQRSPNGKLNLVFNDTFVSLQRTDTEVQSEQPTPPRHPSDTKYRPPQSPPRPLRNDTKERNPCAKDESQHLRNFCTNVDDYPDLSGLTQKLKNNFAKFFSNDLQPTDVSSRVGGSDERFLCRSIRKLVYPKKGMRADDTWQFIVNNDEYKQAIQIEECEGADQPCDFAANFPQSYNPICKQHYTQQTLASITSDGELDVVQHSFKIPSCCKCALKTG; via the exons ATGACGCCCATGTGGATATCGCTGCTCAaagtcctgctgctgctgtccgcCTTCGTGGGCATG ATAGTTTAtatcaaaatcgaaataacGAATCGAGACGAGGCCGAGGTGAGGGCAGCGAAAACAGAGGCAGACTATGAGGCCCTTTTGGCTATCAAGAAAAATGAGGAACCCGGAGAGTCAGCATCTTATCACTTACAG TACGAGCCCAAGGAATATGATGGTATCATCAAAGAGATTTTTACAGTAAACAATGATAAGGGAGTTGTCCTCTTTAAT ACGACCGCGGACAGTGCACCCTTCATGCCCATACCCACCCAGCACGACGATCTGCcccagaaacagaaacagaatcagaatcaATCCCCGATACCCGAAACGAACCGCCATTACCATCAGTATCACAGCCTGATCCAACCAGATCAGTACTTCAAAGTGCAGCGCTCCCCGAACGGAAAGCTGAATCTGGTCTTTAACGATACGTTCGTATCTTTGCAGAGGACGGACACGGAGGTGCAATCCGAACAGCCGACACCACCCCGACATCCATCGGATA CCAAGTATCGGCCACCACAATCCCCACCGCGTCCGCTGAGGAATGACACCAAGGAGCGTAATCCCTGCGCCAAGGATGAAAGCCAACACCTTCGGAACTTCTGCACGAATGTGGACGACTACCCGGACCTTTCAGGCCTCACACAGAAGCTGAAAAACAACTTTGCCAAGTTCTTTAGCAACGATCTTCAGCCCACGGATGTGAGCTCTCGCGTTGGTGGCTCAGACGAGCGATTCCTGTGCAGGAGCATCAGGAAGCTGGTGTACCCAAAGAAGGGCATGCGGGCGGACGACACCTGGCAGTTCATTGTCAATAACGATGAGTACAAACAGGCCATCCAGATCGAGGAGTGCGA AGGAGCGGACCAACCCTGTGACTTCGCCGCCAACTTTCCGCAAAGCTACAATCCCATCTGCAAGCAGCACTACACACAGCAGACCCTGGCCAGCATCACGAGCGATGGCGAACTGGACGTGGTGCAGCATTCCTTCAAGATCCCCTCCTGCTGCAAGTGCGCGTTGAAGACTGGGTGA